The Centroberyx gerrardi isolate f3 chromosome 19, fCenGer3.hap1.cur.20231027, whole genome shotgun sequence genome has a segment encoding these proteins:
- the LOC139908646 gene encoding DNA-directed RNA polymerase III subunit RPC7-like: protein MAGRGGRGRGRTNMTFNLENLGIGRGEALPPSCHQPSPLFPPMTAQPLPLQCGEEADYMLALKQELRAATKNLPFYIRKDAPRRDVARYSDKYNRAESAESTLDWKPDWSRLPKELCIKVRKSQRKRVVPQLSGAKKPVIGKEEILSKLEILEKKEEIVNSEDEEDKEKKNTNEEEEQEQDEELDEEDLEEDTDYIMSYFDNGEDFGADSDDNMDEATY from the exons ATGGCTGGCAGAGGTGGCAGAGGGCGAGGGAGGACCAACATGACCTTCAACCTGGAAAATCTGGGCATCGGTCGAGGAGAGGCTTTGCCCCCAAGCTGCCATCAGCCATCACCCCTGTTCCCT cCAATGACTGCTCAGCCGTTGCCCCTGCAGTGCGGAGAGGAGGCGGACTACATGCTGGCTCTGAAGCAGGAGCTGAGAGCCGCCACCAAAAACCTGCCCTTCTACATCAGGAAGGATGCACCCAGGAGAG ATGTGGCTCGCTACTCTGACAAATACAACCGGGCTGAATCCGCAGAGAGTACTCTGGACTGGAAGCCAG ACTGGAGCAGGTTACCGAAAGAGCTTTGCATCAAAGTGAGAAAGTCTcagagaaaaa GAGTTGTACCTCAACTCAGTGGAGCCAAAAAACCCGTCATTGGGAAAGAGGAGATCTTATCCAAACTAGAG ATtctggaaaagaaagaagagatagTGAACTCTGAGGAcgaggaggacaaggagaagaagaatacaaacgaagaggaggaacaggaacaggatgAGGAGTTGGATGAAGAGGACTTGGAGGAG GATACAGACTATATCATGTCTTACTTCGACAACGGGGAGGACTTCGGAGCAGACAGTGACGACAACATGGATGAAGCCACATACTGA